From Carassius gibelio isolate Cgi1373 ecotype wild population from Czech Republic chromosome B21, carGib1.2-hapl.c, whole genome shotgun sequence, the proteins below share one genomic window:
- the LOC127986413 gene encoding mothers against decapentaplegic homolog 7 isoform X2 — MQFLADLSESPPPPYSRYPTDFLKPPDSPGSVPASTETGGTAYSAPMGFSDSLALQERGEQPHWCVVAYWEEKTRVGRLYSVQEPSLDIFYDLPQGTGFCLGQLASDNKSQLVQMVRAKIGYGIQLSREPDGVWVYNRSCYPIFIKSATLDNPDSRTLLVHKVFPGFSIKAFDFEKAGSLQRPNDHEFSQQPRTGFTVQISFVKGWGQCYTRQFISSCPCWLEVIFNNR, encoded by the exons ATGCAGTTTCTTGCTGATCTATCAG AATCCCCCCCACCCCCGTACTCAAGATATCCCACCGATTTTCTTAAACCACCTG ATTCTCCAGGTTCTGTGCCTGCTTCCACTGAAACTGGAGGAACGGCGTATTCGGCCCCTATGGGGTTCTCAG ATTCCCTGGCTCTTCAGGAGCGTGGAGAACAGCCTCATTGGTGTGTGGTGGCGTACTGGGAGGAAAAGACCCGCGTTGGGCGCCTATACTCCGTCCAGGAGCCATCTCTGGACATCTTTTATGACCTACCTCAGGGCACAGGCTTTTGCTTGGGCCAACTCGCCTCCGACAACAAGAGTCAACTGGTGCAAATGGTTCGGGCCAAGATTGGCTACGGCATCCAGCTTAGCCGCGAACCCGACGGTGTGTGGGTGTATAACCGGAGTTGCTACCCTATATTCATCAAGTCAGCCACACTGGACAACCCCGACTCACGTACGCTGCTGGTGCATAAAGTATTCCCCGGCTTTTCCATCAAGGCCTTTGACTTTGAGAAGGCGGGAAGCCTACAGCGGCCCAATGACCATGAGTTCAGCCAGCAGCCGCGGACGGGCTTCACCGTGCAGATCAGTTTCGTGAAGGGCTGGGGGCAGTGCTACACCAGACAGTTCATCAGCAGCTGCCCCTGCTGGCTGGAGGTCATATTCAATAACCGATAA
- the LOC127986413 gene encoding mothers against decapentaplegic homolog 7 isoform X1, translating into MFRTKRSGLVRRLWRSRAPAEGDGDADTSGAAGCCLGKPGASKPNPGTEAELKALTYSILKKIKEKQLEVLLQAVESRGGARSPCLLLPGKADARLGQQSLPLPLLLYKVFRWPDLRHSSELKRLSCCESYGKINPDLVCCNPHHMSRLCELESPPPPYSRYPTDFLKPPDSPGSVPASTETGGTAYSAPMGFSDSLALQERGEQPHWCVVAYWEEKTRVGRLYSVQEPSLDIFYDLPQGTGFCLGQLASDNKSQLVQMVRAKIGYGIQLSREPDGVWVYNRSCYPIFIKSATLDNPDSRTLLVHKVFPGFSIKAFDFEKAGSLQRPNDHEFSQQPRTGFTVQISFVKGWGQCYTRQFISSCPCWLEVIFNNR; encoded by the exons ATGTTCAGGACCAAACGATCGGGGCTCGTCAGGCGACTCTGGAGGAGCCGCGCGCCCGCGGAGGGCGACGGAGACGCGGACACCAGCGGCGCCGCGGGCTGCTGTCTCGGTAAACCGGGCGCCAGTAAGCCGAACCCCGGCACCGAGGCCGAACTGAAGGCGCTGACATACTCGATCCTGAAGAAGATCAAGGAGAAGCAGCTGGAGGTGCTCCTGCAGGCGGTGGAGTCCCGCGGCGGAGCGCGCAGCCCCTGCCTCCTCCTCCCGGGGAAAGCGGACGCCAGACTGGGTCAGCAGTCGCTCCCGCTGCCGCTGCTGCTCTACAAGGTGTTCCGGTGGCCGGACCTCCGGCATTCCTCGGAATTAAAGAGACTTTCGTGCTGTGAATCTTACGGGAAAATCAACCCGGATCTCGTGTGCTGCAACCCGCATCATATGAGCAGACTGTGCGAGCTCG AATCCCCCCCACCCCCGTACTCAAGATATCCCACCGATTTTCTTAAACCACCTG ATTCTCCAGGTTCTGTGCCTGCTTCCACTGAAACTGGAGGAACGGCGTATTCGGCCCCTATGGGGTTCTCAG ATTCCCTGGCTCTTCAGGAGCGTGGAGAACAGCCTCATTGGTGTGTGGTGGCGTACTGGGAGGAAAAGACCCGCGTTGGGCGCCTATACTCCGTCCAGGAGCCATCTCTGGACATCTTTTATGACCTACCTCAGGGCACAGGCTTTTGCTTGGGCCAACTCGCCTCCGACAACAAGAGTCAACTGGTGCAAATGGTTCGGGCCAAGATTGGCTACGGCATCCAGCTTAGCCGCGAACCCGACGGTGTGTGGGTGTATAACCGGAGTTGCTACCCTATATTCATCAAGTCAGCCACACTGGACAACCCCGACTCACGTACGCTGCTGGTGCATAAAGTATTCCCCGGCTTTTCCATCAAGGCCTTTGACTTTGAGAAGGCGGGAAGCCTACAGCGGCCCAATGACCATGAGTTCAGCCAGCAGCCGCGGACGGGCTTCACCGTGCAGATCAGTTTCGTGAAGGGCTGGGGGCAGTGCTACACCAGACAGTTCATCAGCAGCTGCCCCTGCTGGCTGGAGGTCATATTCAATAACCGATAA